One window of the Populus trichocarpa isolate Nisqually-1 chromosome 9, P.trichocarpa_v4.1, whole genome shotgun sequence genome contains the following:
- the LOC7456397 gene encoding protein TIC 62, chloroplastic isoform X3 — translation MESCSLQSSAITTIPTSLTKCGFIEKPSIHGQFLKFPNLSKFAHSRKLKILDIKAQASVAVKFSSGAVEAISKEMETKDENLAFVAGATGKVGSRAVRELLKLGFRVRAGVRSAQKAEALAQSVKEMKLDVEGSQPVERLETVECDLEKPNQIGPALGNASVVLCCIGASEKEVFDVTGPCRIDYRATKNLVDAATVAKVDHFIMVSSLGTNKFGFPAAILNLFWGVLIWKRKAEEALIASGVPYTIVRPGGMERPTDAYKETHNLTVSEEDTLFGGQVSNLQVAEFMAFMAKNRGLSYCKVVEVIAETTAPLTPMDELLAKIPSQRVEPKKSDAAELPKSVPPKIVEPEAPSPPSQREPAQAKAVVTRPLSPYTAYEDLKPPTSPIPTQPSGKKENVNSVEAVSMLDTPDPSPASASGIAETKPAPVETKTARPLSPYVAYDDLKPPTSPSPTAPVGLVAITAPAVPKTGNSAPPTAAIDNQRHEEPNPRPLSPYPMYEDLKPPASPTPSLKL, via the exons ATGGAGAGTTGTTCTCTGCAATCATCAGCTATAACCACCATACCAACCTCATTAACCAAATGTGGGTTCATTGAGAAACCTTCTATTCATGGTCAGTTCCTCAAGTTTCCTAATTTAAGTAAGTTCGCACATTCAAGAAAGCTCAAGATTCTAGACATCAAAGCTCAAGCTTCAG ttgctGTAAAATTCAGCTCTGGGGCAGTTGAGGCAATTTCAAAAGAAATGGAAACAAAAGATGAGAATCTTGCATTTGTCGCTGGTGCTACTGGCAAAGTTGGCTCAAGAGCAGTGAG GGAGCTTCTCAAGCTTGGATTTCGAGTTAGAGCTGGTGTCAGGAGTGCCCAGAAAGCAGAAGCTCTTGCGCAG AGTGTTAAGGAAATGAAGCTTGATGTTGAAGGATCTCAGC CTGTGGAAAGGCTTGAAACTGTGGAATGTGATTTGGAAAAACCGAATCAGATTGGACCAGCATTAGGCAATGCATCCGTGGTTCTATGCTGCATTGGTGCCAGTGAGAAGGAGGTGTTTGATGTTACAGGACCTTGTCGGATTGACTACCGGGCTACTAAAAACCTAGTCGATGCAG CAACTGTTGCAAAGGTCGACCATTTTATTATGGTTTCATCATTGGGAACGAACAAATTCGGATTTCCTGCAGCTATTCTAAa TTTGTTTTGGGGTGTCCTAATTTGGAAGAGGAAAGCAGAAGAAGCACTCATAGCAAGTGGTGTTCCTTACACT ATAGTGAGACCTGGTGGAATGGAGAGGCCTACTGATGCTTACAAGGAAACCCATAACCTTACTGTTTCAGAGGAAGATACTCTATTTGGTGGCCAGGTGTCAAATCTTCAG GTTGCGGAATTTATGGCGTTTATGGCCAAAAACCGTGGGCTTTCATATTGTAAAGTGGTGGAAGTAATTGCAGAGACAACTGCACCTTTGACTCCTATGGATGAACTGCTCGCAAAAATACCATCTCAACGTGTTGAACCAAAG AAATCAGACGCAGCAGAACTGCCTAAGTCTGTGCCTCCTAAGATTGTCGAACCTGAGGCTCCAAGCCCTCCCTCTCAGAGAGAACCTGCCCAGGCAAAAGCTGTGGTTACCAGGCCACTCTCTCCTTATACTGC TTATGAAGATTTGAAACCGCCTACTTCTCCCATTCCGACTCAACCTAGCGGCAAGAAAGAAAATGTCAATTCGGTTGAAGCAGTATCAATGCTTGATACTCCGGATCCTTCTCCTGCGTCAGCATCCGGAATAGCTGAGACAAAACCAGCCCCAGTAGAAACAAAGACAGCAAGGCCTCTTTCTCCTTATGTTGC TTATGATGATCTCAAACCCCCCACATCACCATCTCCAACTGCACCGGTGGGATTAGTCGCAATAACTGCACCGGCAGTGCCTAAGACAGGTAATAGCGCACCTCCAACAGCTGCAATTGACAATCAGCGTCATGAAGAACCAAACCCAAGGCCACTTTCACCTTATCCCAT